One segment of Carya illinoinensis cultivar Pawnee chromosome 1, C.illinoinensisPawnee_v1, whole genome shotgun sequence DNA contains the following:
- the LOC122277175 gene encoding 1-aminocyclopropane-1-carboxylate oxidase homolog 1-like isoform X1, whose protein sequence is MVVTGAGESLTGDSLNYDRQRELKAFDESKSGVKGLVDAGVAKIPRIFIRPPEELARENQNSGDLTNTQFVVPVIDLGDIIVRSADKVAGVRRAAEEVGFFQVVNHGIPKELLEQVLKAVRGFHELPREVKADYYTRELMRKVKFGSNFDLYESSFANWRDTLFCVMAPEPLDPQELPPVCRDITIEYSKQARQLGIILLELLSEALGLNPNHLIDLDCAKGTLILGHYYPACPEPELTMGTSKHSDPDFLTILLQDHIGGLQILHQDRWIDVPSVPGALVVNIGDLLQDRQQHCFSHSSSEKIMEITADGEVAGKTPLSNDRKKEIKDFDNTKAGVKGLVDAGISNTPKIFIRPADKLAEELSSHGGSVQLPVISLDGIQGDARRKEIIANEVKEASEKWGFFQVVNHGIPSSLLGNMIEGIRKFNDQDLELKKEFYSRDRTRNVVFNSNFDLRQSHTANWRDNLIITSRATHHFDPSELPAVCRSYQMTCLKALSIGCFPTALDL, encoded by the exons ATGGTGGTAACCGGCGCCGGGGAATCACTCACCGGAGATTCCCTCAACTATGATCGTCAACGGGAACTGAAGGCCTTCGACGAGTCCAAGTCCGGTGTCAAAGGTCTTGTGGATGCTGGTGTTGCCAAAATCCCGAGAATTTTCATCCGGCCGCCGGAGGAGCTCGCCAGGGAGAACCAGAATTCCGGCGATCTAACCAACACCCAATTTGTAGTTCCGGTCATCGACCTTGGTGATATCATTGTCAGGAGCGCCGATAAAGTTGCTGGTGTCCGGCGAGCCGCCGAGGAGGTGGGGTTCTTTCAGGTGGTAAACCACGGAATTCCGAAAGAGTTATTGGAGCAGGTGCTAAAGGCGGTGCGTGGATTCCACGAGCTTCCAAGGGAGGTGAAGGCAGATTATTATACGAGGGAGTTGATGAGAAAGGTGAAGTTTGGGAGCAACTTTGATTTGTACGAGTCCAGCTTTGCTAACTGGAGGGATACTTTGTTTTGTGTTATGGCTCCTGAGCCTCTTGACCCTCAAGAATTACCTCCTGTCTGCAG GGACATAACTATTGAGTATTCTAAGCAAGCCCGTCAATTGGggatcattttgcttgaattgttATCTGAAGCACTTGGGCTCAATCCCAACCATCTTATAGACCTGGATTGTGCAAAGGGGACTCTTATTCTCGGTCACTACTATCCTGCGTGCCCTGAGCCTGAACTGACCATGGGCACAAGCAAACACTCAGATCCTGATTTTCTCACCATCTTACTTCAAGACCACATTGGTGGGCTTCAAATTCTTCATCAAGACCGCTGGATTGATGTTCCCTCTGTGCCCGGAGCTCTAGTGGTAAACATTGGAGATCTCTTACAG GACCGGCAGCAACACtgtttttctcattcttcaTCGGAAAAGATAATGGAAATCACAGCCGATGGAGAGGTTGCTGGGAAAACGCCATTAAGTAATGATCGTAAGAAGGAGATAAAGGACTTTGACAACACAAAAGCTGGTGTAAAAGGACTAGTAGATGCCGGGATATCTAATACTCCAAAGATATTCATTAGACCAGCCGACAAGCTTGCTGAAGAGCTAAGCAGCCACGGAGGTAGCGTTCAGCTTCCTGTCATAAGTCTCGATGGCATCCAAGGAGATGCAAGGCGCAAGGAGATCATTGCCAATGAAGTCAAGGAGGCTTCTGAGAAGTGGGGCTTTTTCCAAGTCGTTAACCATGGGATCCCATCATCTTTGTTGGGAAATATGATAGAGGGGATACGCAAGTTCAATGACCAagatcttgagttgaagaaggaATTTTATTCACGAGATCGCACAAGAAATGTTGTTTTCAACTCTAATTTTGATTTACGTCAATCGCATACCGCCAATTGGAGGGACAATTTGATCATAACTTCGCGAGCTACTCATCATTTTGATCCATCGGAATTGCCAGCTGTTTGCCG ATCGTATCAAATGACATGCTTAAAAGCGTTGAGCATAGGGTGCTTTCCAACCGCGTTGGACCTGTAG
- the LOC122277142 gene encoding CASP-like protein 5B3 isoform X2: protein MKNFPGTPGTLTGLVLRISQCVFAVGSIASVATTHTFFNFTAFCYLIASMGLQVIWSFVLAVLDAYSLVSKKVLHNPVLVSLFVVGDWVTATLSLAAASASAGITVLYFSDLGDCNAGGECQKYQISVALAYLSWENSL from the exons ATGAAGAATTTTCCTGGGACGCCTGGGACTTTGACTGGGCTTGTTCTCAGGATTTCACAGTGCGTTTTTGCAGTAGGGTCAATTGCTTCTGTGGCCACCACCCacactttcttcaatttcacGGCTTTCTG CTACCTGATTGCTTCAATGGGTTTGCAAGTCATCTGGAGCTTTGTGCTTGCTGTATTAGATGCATATTCATTGGTGAGCAAGAAGGTGCTGCATAATCCTGTTTTAGTTAGCCTCTTTGTGGTTGGAGACTGG GTGACGGCAACACTGTCTCTTGCAGCGGCTTCTGCCTCAGCTGGCATTACGGTCTTGTACTTCAGTGACTTGGGCGACTGCAATGCAGGAGGAGAATGCCAAAAGTACCAGATATCAGTTGCCTTGGCATACCTGAGCTGG GAAAATAGCTTGTAG
- the LOC122277222 gene encoding uncharacterized protein LOC122277222 isoform X1 gives MRTMWLVAALFNPCHMKICYESTESDGILLQDQIGGLQVLHARTRRSMLLSGYLMDISCMLLVKVSVLDSLPCSFMSLSIISISFSCTIISIHAIDSFVMVTSAQRSGTIVTFVIIEVWIGTFIVGDSRCILEHAEGGIYMDCVGILWTVLVICMNCVGIFVDCVGIL, from the exons ATGAGAACG ATGTGGTTGGTTGCGGCATTGTTTAATCCCTGCCACATGAAAATATGTTACGAGTCTACGGAGTCTGACGGCATACTTCTACAGGATCAAATTGGTGGCCTCCAAGTTCTGCATGCACGAACACGTCGTAGCATGCTTCTAAGCGG CTATTTGATGGACATATCTTGTATGCTTCTTGTAAAGGTTAGTGTGTTGGACAGTTTGCCATGTAGCTTTATGTCTCTGTCTATAAtctctatttcattttcttgtacTATAATTTCCATTCATGCTATTGATTCATTTGTTATGGTTACCTCAGCACAGAGATCAGGAACAATTGTCACATTTGTAATAATAGAAGTATGGATAGGCACATTCATTGTTGGTGATTCCCGTTGCATACTTGAACATGCTGAAGGTGGTATTTATATGGACTGTGTTGGTATTTTGTGGACTGTATTGGTAATTTGTATGAACTGTGTTGGTATTTTTGTGGACTGTGTTGGTATTTTGTAG
- the LOC122277142 gene encoding CASP-like protein 5B3 isoform X1 produces the protein MKNFPGTPGTLTGLVLRISQCVFAVGSIASVATTHTFFNFTAFCYLIASMGLQVIWSFVLAVLDAYSLVSKKVLHNPVLVSLFVVGDWVTATLSLAAASASAGITVLYFSDLGDCNAGGECQKYQISVALAYLSWVTTAISSLIMLWLLAAG, from the exons ATGAAGAATTTTCCTGGGACGCCTGGGACTTTGACTGGGCTTGTTCTCAGGATTTCACAGTGCGTTTTTGCAGTAGGGTCAATTGCTTCTGTGGCCACCACCCacactttcttcaatttcacGGCTTTCTG CTACCTGATTGCTTCAATGGGTTTGCAAGTCATCTGGAGCTTTGTGCTTGCTGTATTAGATGCATATTCATTGGTGAGCAAGAAGGTGCTGCATAATCCTGTTTTAGTTAGCCTCTTTGTGGTTGGAGACTGG GTGACGGCAACACTGTCTCTTGCAGCGGCTTCTGCCTCAGCTGGCATTACGGTCTTGTACTTCAGTGACTTGGGCGACTGCAATGCAGGAGGAGAATGCCAAAAGTACCAGATATCAGTTGCCTTGGCATACCTGAGCTGGGTAACAACTGCAATTTCATCTCTCATTATGCTTTGGCTATTGGCTGCGGGTTAG
- the LOC122277222 gene encoding uncharacterized protein LOC122277222 isoform X3 — MRTMWLVAALFNPCHMKICYESTESDGILLQDQIGGLQVLHARTRRSMLLSGYLMDISCMLLVKHRDQEQLSHL, encoded by the exons ATGAGAACG ATGTGGTTGGTTGCGGCATTGTTTAATCCCTGCCACATGAAAATATGTTACGAGTCTACGGAGTCTGACGGCATACTTCTACAGGATCAAATTGGTGGCCTCCAAGTTCTGCATGCACGAACACGTCGTAGCATGCTTCTAAGCGG CTATTTGATGGACATATCTTGTATGCTTCTTGTAAAG CACAGAGATCAGGAACAATTGTCACATTTGTAA
- the LOC122277175 gene encoding 1-aminocyclopropane-1-carboxylate oxidase homolog 1-like isoform X3: MVVTGAGESLTGDSLNYDRQRELKAFDESKSGVKGLVDAGVAKIPRIFIRPPEELARENQNSGDLTNTQFVVPVIDLGDIIVRSADKVAGVRRAAEEVGFFQVVNHGIPKELLEQVLKAVRGFHELPREVKADYYTRELMRKVKFGSNFDLYESSFANWRDTLFCVMAPEPLDPQELPPVCRDITIEYSKQARQLGIILLELLSEALGLNPNHLIDLDCAKGTLILGHYYPACPEPELTMGTSKHSDPDFLTILLQDHIGGLQILHQDRWIDVPSVPGALVVNIGDLLQLISNDRYKSVEHRVLANNIGPRVSVACFFTPHLYPSTRIYGPIRELLSEDSPPVYRETSVQDFVAYYDQKGLDGISALTHFKLQRGSDF, encoded by the exons ATGGTGGTAACCGGCGCCGGGGAATCACTCACCGGAGATTCCCTCAACTATGATCGTCAACGGGAACTGAAGGCCTTCGACGAGTCCAAGTCCGGTGTCAAAGGTCTTGTGGATGCTGGTGTTGCCAAAATCCCGAGAATTTTCATCCGGCCGCCGGAGGAGCTCGCCAGGGAGAACCAGAATTCCGGCGATCTAACCAACACCCAATTTGTAGTTCCGGTCATCGACCTTGGTGATATCATTGTCAGGAGCGCCGATAAAGTTGCTGGTGTCCGGCGAGCCGCCGAGGAGGTGGGGTTCTTTCAGGTGGTAAACCACGGAATTCCGAAAGAGTTATTGGAGCAGGTGCTAAAGGCGGTGCGTGGATTCCACGAGCTTCCAAGGGAGGTGAAGGCAGATTATTATACGAGGGAGTTGATGAGAAAGGTGAAGTTTGGGAGCAACTTTGATTTGTACGAGTCCAGCTTTGCTAACTGGAGGGATACTTTGTTTTGTGTTATGGCTCCTGAGCCTCTTGACCCTCAAGAATTACCTCCTGTCTGCAG GGACATAACTATTGAGTATTCTAAGCAAGCCCGTCAATTGGggatcattttgcttgaattgttATCTGAAGCACTTGGGCTCAATCCCAACCATCTTATAGACCTGGATTGTGCAAAGGGGACTCTTATTCTCGGTCACTACTATCCTGCGTGCCCTGAGCCTGAACTGACCATGGGCACAAGCAAACACTCAGATCCTGATTTTCTCACCATCTTACTTCAAGACCACATTGGTGGGCTTCAAATTCTTCATCAAGACCGCTGGATTGATGTTCCCTCTGTGCCCGGAGCTCTAGTGGTAAACATTGGAGATCTCTTACAG CTCATATCTAATGACAGATATAAAAGTGTAGAACACCGAGTGCTAGCAAACAATATAGGACCACGAGTATCTGTTGCATGCTTTTTCACTCCCCACCTTTATCCGTCAACAAGGATTTATGGCCCCATCAGGGAATTGCTGTCAGAAGATAGTCCCCCTGTATACAGGGAAACCTCGGTGCAAGATTTCGTTGCTTACTATGATCAGAAAGGACTTGATGGGATCTCTGCCCTAACGCATTTCAAGTTGCAAAGGGGATCTGACTTTTAA
- the LOC122277142 gene encoding CASP-like protein 5B3 isoform X3, whose amino-acid sequence MKNFPGTPGTLTGLVLRISQCVFAVGSIASVATTHTFFNFTAFCYLIASMGLQVIWSFVLAVLDAYSLVTATLSLAAASASAGITVLYFSDLGDCNAGGECQKYQISVALAYLSWVTTAISSLIMLWLLAAG is encoded by the exons ATGAAGAATTTTCCTGGGACGCCTGGGACTTTGACTGGGCTTGTTCTCAGGATTTCACAGTGCGTTTTTGCAGTAGGGTCAATTGCTTCTGTGGCCACCACCCacactttcttcaatttcacGGCTTTCTG CTACCTGATTGCTTCAATGGGTTTGCAAGTCATCTGGAGCTTTGTGCTTGCTGTATTAGATGCATATTCATTG GTGACGGCAACACTGTCTCTTGCAGCGGCTTCTGCCTCAGCTGGCATTACGGTCTTGTACTTCAGTGACTTGGGCGACTGCAATGCAGGAGGAGAATGCCAAAAGTACCAGATATCAGTTGCCTTGGCATACCTGAGCTGGGTAACAACTGCAATTTCATCTCTCATTATGCTTTGGCTATTGGCTGCGGGTTAG
- the LOC122277222 gene encoding uncharacterized protein LOC122277222 isoform X2, translating to MRTMWLVAALFNPCHMKICYESTESDGILLQDQIGGLQVLHARTRRSMLLSGLLLLNHVLQLFDGHILYASCKAQRSGTIVTFVIIEVWIGTFIVGDSRCILEHAEGGIYMDCVGILWTVLVICMNCVGIFVDCVGIL from the exons ATGAGAACG ATGTGGTTGGTTGCGGCATTGTTTAATCCCTGCCACATGAAAATATGTTACGAGTCTACGGAGTCTGACGGCATACTTCTACAGGATCAAATTGGTGGCCTCCAAGTTCTGCATGCACGAACACGTCGTAGCATGCTTCTAAGCGG GCTGCTCTtactaaaccatgttttgcaGCTATTTGATGGACATATCTTGTATGCTTCTTGTAAAG CACAGAGATCAGGAACAATTGTCACATTTGTAATAATAGAAGTATGGATAGGCACATTCATTGTTGGTGATTCCCGTTGCATACTTGAACATGCTGAAGGTGGTATTTATATGGACTGTGTTGGTATTTTGTGGACTGTATTGGTAATTTGTATGAACTGTGTTGGTATTTTTGTGGACTGTGTTGGTATTTTGTAG
- the LOC122277175 gene encoding 1-aminocyclopropane-1-carboxylate oxidase homolog 3-like isoform X2 has product MVVTGAGESLTGDSLNYDRQRELKAFDESKSGVKGLVDAGVAKIPRIFIRPPEELARENQNSGDLTNTQFVVPVIDLGDIIVRSADKVAGVRRAAEEVGFFQVVNHGIPKELLEQVLKAVRGFHELPREVKADYYTRELMRKVKFGSNFDLYESSFANWRDTLFCVMAPEPLDPQELPPVCRDITIEYSKQARQLGIILLELLSEALGLNPNHLIDLDCAKGTLILGHYYPACPEPELTMGTSKHSDPDFLTILLQDHIGGLQILHQDRWIDVPSVPGALVVNIGDLLQDRQQHCFSHSSSEKIMEITADGEVAGKTPLSNDRKKEIKDFDNTKAGVKGLVDAGISNTPKIFIRPADKLAEELSSHGGSVQLPVISLDGIQGDARRKEIIANEVKEASEKWGFFQVVNHGIPSSLLGNMIEGIRKFNDQDLELKKEFYSRDRTRNVVFNSNFDLRQSHTANWRDNLIITSRATHHFDPSELPAVCRYASSNQKSACILYLR; this is encoded by the exons ATGGTGGTAACCGGCGCCGGGGAATCACTCACCGGAGATTCCCTCAACTATGATCGTCAACGGGAACTGAAGGCCTTCGACGAGTCCAAGTCCGGTGTCAAAGGTCTTGTGGATGCTGGTGTTGCCAAAATCCCGAGAATTTTCATCCGGCCGCCGGAGGAGCTCGCCAGGGAGAACCAGAATTCCGGCGATCTAACCAACACCCAATTTGTAGTTCCGGTCATCGACCTTGGTGATATCATTGTCAGGAGCGCCGATAAAGTTGCTGGTGTCCGGCGAGCCGCCGAGGAGGTGGGGTTCTTTCAGGTGGTAAACCACGGAATTCCGAAAGAGTTATTGGAGCAGGTGCTAAAGGCGGTGCGTGGATTCCACGAGCTTCCAAGGGAGGTGAAGGCAGATTATTATACGAGGGAGTTGATGAGAAAGGTGAAGTTTGGGAGCAACTTTGATTTGTACGAGTCCAGCTTTGCTAACTGGAGGGATACTTTGTTTTGTGTTATGGCTCCTGAGCCTCTTGACCCTCAAGAATTACCTCCTGTCTGCAG GGACATAACTATTGAGTATTCTAAGCAAGCCCGTCAATTGGggatcattttgcttgaattgttATCTGAAGCACTTGGGCTCAATCCCAACCATCTTATAGACCTGGATTGTGCAAAGGGGACTCTTATTCTCGGTCACTACTATCCTGCGTGCCCTGAGCCTGAACTGACCATGGGCACAAGCAAACACTCAGATCCTGATTTTCTCACCATCTTACTTCAAGACCACATTGGTGGGCTTCAAATTCTTCATCAAGACCGCTGGATTGATGTTCCCTCTGTGCCCGGAGCTCTAGTGGTAAACATTGGAGATCTCTTACAG GACCGGCAGCAACACtgtttttctcattcttcaTCGGAAAAGATAATGGAAATCACAGCCGATGGAGAGGTTGCTGGGAAAACGCCATTAAGTAATGATCGTAAGAAGGAGATAAAGGACTTTGACAACACAAAAGCTGGTGTAAAAGGACTAGTAGATGCCGGGATATCTAATACTCCAAAGATATTCATTAGACCAGCCGACAAGCTTGCTGAAGAGCTAAGCAGCCACGGAGGTAGCGTTCAGCTTCCTGTCATAAGTCTCGATGGCATCCAAGGAGATGCAAGGCGCAAGGAGATCATTGCCAATGAAGTCAAGGAGGCTTCTGAGAAGTGGGGCTTTTTCCAAGTCGTTAACCATGGGATCCCATCATCTTTGTTGGGAAATATGATAGAGGGGATACGCAAGTTCAATGACCAagatcttgagttgaagaaggaATTTTATTCACGAGATCGCACAAGAAATGTTGTTTTCAACTCTAATTTTGATTTACGTCAATCGCATACCGCCAATTGGAGGGACAATTTGATCATAACTTCGCGAGCTACTCATCATTTTGATCCATCGGAATTGCCAGCTGTTTGCCGGTATGCAAGTTCCAATCAGAAATctgcatgtatattatatttgcGCTAA